The window TTGTCTGAGTGACATCTGGGCCTGTATTTACACTTGCCAGACAAGATTGTTCAAGTAAAATGTAGATATTTTTATCTTTGTTAGCTGTCAAGTGTTCAGATTCACCTGACAGTATGGAATTGTTGTAATTTGTAGAACTGTAACTTAAACTGTAACCCACATATTTCACACCATGCCTTACTCTGGTTTGACACATCTGATGttgaaaatacagtttttaagaGGTGGATTTACACTCATTCCATTTTCACAGTGCTACATAGTTGAAATTTATTAAGATCgtttaataaaatgttgatgtttttcttattaGCAGTCAAGTGTTCAGATTCATCTGACAGTATGGAGTTATTGTATTTGTAGAACTGAAACCCACATTTTTCAAACCATGTACTGGGGAGACACAGTTGACATTTTTTAGTATTTCAAAACATCTCAAGCTCAGTTTTCATAGAAAAATGTGGCATGTTACATTACATGCAGGTTATGATTGGCAGCTTAATGTATTCCTTGTAACAATCTGCAGGAGTTTAAAGTGCACTTAACTGTACTTTTGACTGATGGAACTGAAAGGAACGAAAGTctgcaaaaacattaaaacctcAACACATAACTCAAAACTTAAGTCTATCTGATCAGTTCTTTTCAGAGATCAAGAAATTGCTCGCAAAACTGAACAGCGGCAATGTAAATCTCACTGCCATTGGACTGGGATGCAGCTCTTGGCTGAACTGCAGCTCTTAAAGCTGTCAGTTGTCCATCGGTCAGTGGGCATGCTGTGTGTGGAACGACGACGCTGAAGTGGACATCACAAAGTAGTCCACTGTTTTCCCACTCAATGTCAGGAATATCAATGCCCTACAAATAGAGagcattttaaattgtatgcaGTAACAGgcacactttaaaatactatGTGTTCTTAGCTTCAAATTCAACAGCTTAAACATGAAAACCAAATGATTCATTCAAATCACATATTTGTACGTGCCTCTGCAATATCTGGTCCTTGAACTGGGTAATGTCTGCGACCCAGCTCCCACAGCTGGTTGGGGGTCATGTTGCTCTCTGTTCTGAGCGGATGGTTGTCCCAACCATTCCGGAATATATCCAAGTCATCCTGCAGGCGTGGGAGGAAAACAAAGTGGCAGCAGAAGAGGTGTATTTGATTGCCGATGGTGAGGAAGCCCTCTTCTTCAAGGTAGTGCAGGACATCATAATAGATGCAATGAACAGCTGTCCACAGGTCTCTCCACAGCCGctcaatgtttcattttaattcaaaacaaataatatttacaaatgtatttttcaaatccAAAATTAGTGCacaacaattaaaatgtaaatacccAACTTATTTAATAGCTAAAACTCTGCCTTTGaatttcttctttatttatgCATAACCCACTATATTTGGAATTAGATCTTGTTTCATACATACTGCATGTTATTACACCTTATGCAAATGTGACAAATAATAGTACATCATGGTCCTCTTACTAGCAGCTGTATGCGCACATAGTACCACTACATGGTATCAGTGAGGGGGCAACTTCCAATTAGCAGTATCTATTCTATTGAACAAACCGTTGGTTGTGAACACTCTTGCCAGATATAAAGCTGCTCCTTCCAGTGCCACGGACTGTAAACATGAAGCGTGCAACGTCAACGTTTTCCACGCCTTGATCTCCACGTACCCTAAAGGAGACACAAAACCCTTTCAAAGATCATATGAAAAGTTGGTTACAGTTAATCGCTAGTTCATACAAATGTGCATTGAGAGTGGTTGAAGCATCTGGGAGTaaaattctgaaaataaaatgtaaaacatttttaatcattcCATTTCCCCATTCCCAATCTCTCCAACTAAAAGGTAGGAAACAGGGATAATACATATCGGCTTCATGTAGCCACATAAGTGTAATGAACAATGCTTATCTTTGACCTGGAATTTTTCCCATCATACAACTCATCTCCCAGACAGAGCTATACTGTCGCTACTGTTATAGTGTAAAATCTCCTAGTTTATAATATGCATTCACCTGAGAGGAACACCAAACTTGTCGACAGATTCCTGGAAGAATGCCAGGGTGGTTGAGGCCATGTTGTTTGAGGCTGCACCAAGATGTAGTATCTGCAGCACAAATACAATTACATGTCTATTAGGCACTCAAGTATTTAATAATTATAGAAATATGTGTACTTTGTCCAAACAATTGTGCTAACCTTGCGAGAAAACCCATCAATGCCTCCAAAGACAACAATGTTGTAGCTGAAagattgaaaaatgaatttgtCAACTGAACATCCTGCaagtaaaaccaaaaaaaagttcAACACAGTTGCTGAATGTAATTCACAAGGTGTGCGTCATTTTACAGTTAGAGGTTAGCTGTTACGGTGCATATACAGTAACATAGAAGCAGTATAAAAATATGTGGACACTGATAACAActtaatactttaaaaacacactttaaactAATACATTTCGTCAAAAAGATTGCTTAATATGAATTTACCGAATCAATTTATGGTTCGTATCAATGTGCATCAAAGACTGGGGTCCTGGTACTGAGTAGGTCCGTCTAGCTACACACCCTACATGGAGCATTCGATTTATGACACTAATTGTGTCAACACGGTGCATGGATGCTCTGACACGGTTATACTGCACCCTCAGTCCTCTGGCTTGCAGAAGGGCCTTCATCATGCGATATCCAGAGTTAGGCTGCCTAGATTtaatctctctcacacactcatctAACTCTTCATCTGTCATAGGGCTGTAGAGTGCCTTTACTGAGAGATCAGACTCAGCCATGCGTCGGTATACTGTACGTCTGGACACCCCCAAGAGTTTAGCAATACACGGAACAGACAAATTAAGTTCCAGAAGTTTGCTAAGGTAGTCTGAGGATATGGTCATCCGCTGTCGCCCAGCTGGTCCTTGCTCAAACTGCACAACTGCAATGTGTTgcttccttttgtgtttttccaaGTTGATGAGACTGTGTAGCTGTGTCAGTGCATCTAAAATAGCTGGACAAACAGTTACTTGACTGGacacagcatttaaaaacacaagttcTTGTGTGCAAGTGAACTCTAAGAAGTCCAGGTCCAGAGGCATGCGTCCCAGAATATGTTCTAATCGAGAGATCAGACTCAGCCATGCGTCGAGAGCGAAATCTTTCTAAAAGATGATTAAGCAGTTGTTCCtgggagagaaaacaaacaaaatagaaaattaACAATAGAAAAGCAAATCCATGACTGTAACACCTGATGTTTGCAAAGTGCAATTGTGTAATAACAACTGCTTCATCAGATACTTTATAAGTTCAAAAACCGATGCCTGCATGACAATGATTGCACAATAACTCCTGTTATACCATAGCGTGAAAGAGACGATCAGTTATGAAGGGGAGAGACCCTGCTGCCACCATCCGATCCTCCCTTGCTCACGTCCTAAGGACAGAGTAAAGTCTCCTGGACATATGTGCATTCTGTTCTTTGAGCTCTTCCTTTCTTCATTTATAGTATGggaaaatatggaaaatggGATATTTGTGCAGCTTCTGGTGAGCAGGCTGGGCCATATACAGGTAAAGCAGTAAGAGTAGGCCAGCTTAATAGGAGGAGTGGTGGTTATAGACTGGTTTGTTTCATACATTACAAGCAACATTTGTTGCTTGTAGCTGTTTGTCAACAGCTGCCATCACTGACTTACAGCAACCACGATATGCTGTCACAGGTTAACACTGTCACGGTTTAATGCACTGTCAGTCGTCATACTCGCTGCCTCAACCAAGAGTAAACCATGCTCACATACCGTTAACTGGTTACTAACGCAGTTTTCACGAATGCGGCGCCAACTCATTAAAAGTTAAGTGTAGATATTATTCAATACATCCGGTTAATGTGCAACGTGTCGAGTAATATCTATTACTCAATTTTACGAACACAAATGGCAAATAAAGTAAACTCACTCACAGAAGCACCGTCTCCCGCGTTGGTAGACATGGCTGATCTGTCCTACCTGTGTTGGTGTCACATGACCAATGGTGCGTAACTTGATTGGCTGCATTTGGATGAATTGAGACAGGGGTCGATTGCTTCTCCCTGGTTACCCGGATGTTGAGTCCGGTTCTTTTTACACTGAATTTTTTGAgatgttgaattttttttacatgtcgaattttgaaaaactgaatttataaaacccccccccggacgctccggacaggacgtaaaaagaggacatgtccgggcaaaagaggacgtttggtcaccctagCATACAGTCTCGCAGTTTTGCATAGTCTTGTGAGTTTGTCACCAAATGGGTTCCACATTCTTCTCCCAGGCACTCGAACACACAACAGTaattatatcttattttatcattgGTAACCGCAAAATAAATAACGACGTTTTCCTCCGGTCATAACTTCTCCGGACTTTGCCTCTCACTCCTTTTCGGGCTTCTCCAACCTAAGACCCCGTCTTCTTAAACCCGGTAGGTTAGAACACTGAACTCTGATTTGTTCGCTATATAACTGACACCTCTACCAACcaatacaaatgaaaagttCAAGGACTTCTAAAACATAGGAAATATGAAAACTTAAcgaataaatgaaaatgtaaacagaaattagTAGGGCACTAcagtaactttctctgggtctgctatgttgcttgaaccccgagaagttcaaagactcgtggcggagtgttgaagatatgcagcaTCTGTCAGCTGTGgagccaaatccccgttaacacaccgatgacaaggtgagctaaagttgccatagagactcgttcatatacagcagctTACAGGGCCGTGAtgaggctccactaacatgttattaataacacacagagacgtcatgttaccggtatcacatgTTATTTAGACCAGTTTaatggagcatgagtttaatctCTAGCTATTTTTTCTAATGTTCAGCATCTATTGccaaatagatagatagatagatagatagatagatagatagatagctttaattaatgagctgcaataaactacattttagcgTTTAAAGCtctacttttgcggttattttggtgaaagtaactcaaagtaacgcaaaagtagtgtaacgcataacagttcagagacagtaataagtaatgtaccttattactttaaaaaatacagtaataagtaatatgtactgtattacattttggaggtaACTTGCTCAACACTGATGACCACCAATAGCATCTTCCGACTACCCGGCCTGTGAGCCAGACCTACCAAGccaaacacaacagagggaGGAGTGCCCGATAATGAGGAGAGGGAAGATGGTTAAGAAAGGAGAAGCCTGCTAGGACACGTTAAAGACATTTGCTTCATTGAAGCTTTCCGCTCAAACGTCAAAGTTCATAGCCTATATTCCCCTGATTTAGATGGAATGATTTTATAATGAAGTGATATAAACCTTATCATCTGGCCATGGTTTTCcacatatttctttgtttgaCATTCCTCCTGTTGCAATTTAAAcaggccctgttatgctttttgtgttGAGCGTtatatagttttttgtttgttcatgtaaatgtaatgcaaaggcttaaatccctgtggtgacatcactaagtaacacttgtgcttctatttgCCAGCACTCCAGCACATTGTttgtgatatgctaagggggcggacatttttaagacatctctaagcagttgacaaATTGACAAAGAgatggccagctaaccaatcaatgCCTGGTTTAAGACAAacggtgaaaagaggtgctgtagacATGGCATagtaaaagcagaaaatacaaatataaacctgaaaatgagcattaaagGGCCCCTTTCACAAAAGTGGACTTCAGGAATGCATTTCAATATTGTTCAGTCATTTTTCATCGTGTGTAGCATAATTAATTAAGCACATTTCTATTGTGTTACAGTGTGTTGCATGATGACAACGAATGATCCTTGTGAATCCTTGACATTTGCGATTTTCAATTAAGTTTCGCGACGACCACTATGCTCAGAGTACTGCCTCACAGCCGCCGTAGACTCtcactcttgtttttttttaattagcaatGTGTCAGTGGCAATGAGCTCAAATGAGAATTAGTGGGAATAATACAAAGGGCTATTTTAGTCTACATTTTGTGGAGGAACAAATCCGGAGTCAGTGCCCTGTTTGAATGCATGCAAATGAGTTATATTGCTCTTCTGTCTCTGGTAATGAAGCCATTTTTATGCCATGCTGCAGAGTGACAATTTATTCAGTGTTCATGCAGATAGGTGCAATGCAATGTCTGTTTGGGCATGAAATATGTACACCATGCaacaaacatccacacacagcaTTTTGTGGTTATAAAAGAGAGATGACAGGGTTTAATATTTTCTGGTCTTGTGATTAAAATCCACTTCATAtatgccttttttcttttagtttcaGTAAAGTATTCACAGGTGTGACGGAAATTAAACTCTTAGATTGTAATTCTCTCTTTTCTAACCCTATCCCAACCTACCCATCTCTTACTATTGTGTAAATCAATATAGAGCTACTTTCTCTAAATCACCATTTAACGATATGTGCAGACAAGCCATTACGCTTAGGAATTGGAGACATGACAGCACTGAATAATACTGTTGGAGGTAAGGAGTAAAGGGGGTGGTAAACCACAAATAACCAGTGTGTTTGAAAAGTTGAAGAATCAAAGTTGCATAGAGAGGTGTAATGTGTCCTAATAGACGAAACAGAcatagcattttaccacttccagtCCCCTCGTCTCAACAGATTTCTAAACATGTTTGCGGTTAGACGCCTGATAttaggtctgtggttaacacaagcttacgAGATTGTCACGTTTTGttcaacaacattaaatacattagtAAATACTCAACTTGTTGTCCGAAGCTTCTATGGTATGTGTCATGAAAACAGCGGTTGCAAACAAttgactaaataaactactCAACTTCATCACGCCAACACAAATCCTCCTTTAGCTTGATTGTGGTGATGTGAAGACACGCAACCCTAAGGTAGTAGGTTTATAGCATaaagttagctttttatttcagtcGATTGCATTTAAACTTCAAAATATAGGCCAGCAGAATCTTCAGATACACCACACACTAGGGCCATTTCCAAAACACACGCTAACAAACTGGAGAACAGCTTTTTCCTAGAGCAGTTCATAGAGAAGGACCCCTACAAGACTATATCATTCGTTGGAAGTAGTTGGAAGAAAGAGACCACCTCAGCATTATcatgttctgttgttttattacgtagagacatgtctttgagtaaaattattattattattttatttgtattgtattctataaactactgacactttgtgttgaaattcaacaaacactggaatggctaccatgtagagataaagatttaagtgttttttcccCTGGAGATGTATATctggaaatgttcatttttaatttacataaataaattagaGAATAATACACCTTCATTGATAAACAACCTTCAGAGAGGCGTTCTCTAACACTAtttaatacagtaaataaatacagtaatgCAATTTACACAATTGTGTGCATCCATCAATAATTCACCTTTAACACAATTATGATGAATCATTCTTAGTCATGAAccatttctctctcacacacaatcaATTTGTGACTAATAGCATACACTAATGTTTTCTTGGAGTGCCTTTAAGACAAGAAAGGTAAAGGAggaaatgaacacaaacagtGCAAGAACATTAATGAAAATGCGTGAATGCTTCTGATCAAATGGTATAAAAGAACTGTCCAAGGGCAAAACTCTTATTTAGAGGCTGGTGGTTTCTATTGCCAAGTATGAAAGTATTCACAGCAATGCTCtacaaaggaaatgaaaaacattaaattaaatggtGCAATTATTCTTATAAATGCTACTGAGGACAGTGCAAGGAAAACATGTAGGTGGTTTGTATTTGCTTCTTTCCTGGAATATATGTGTAAACCTCATTTAAGATAAGTATATTCCAGTAATTTGTTTCACAAATGATGCCCGCTGTCCAATTTGTGGCAGTTGGAAGACAGATGCGAATGAAAACCGCTGCTTGAAAGTCAGACCCCTCTCCCCTGACATTATCCGTCATTACTGGAGAAGATATTCTTAACTAATGTAACTATAATATAGACACTGATCATTTGCCCTTTTATAGCTTTGTGCATTGCCTCAAGGTGATTTGAAAAGACCAATATCACAGCAGTGATTGCTAAACGTCTTTTATAGCTGTAAAGGTTGCTAATTGCCATGTTCCGTTTTTGTTGCTGTGGTGGCTATTACATCTTTAAAGTCGTATTTTGCGAGGTGCTAATAATATTGTGTCTACCTCTTACAATGAACTATTTAGACACAATCAAATGAAAAGGTAATTAGGAGGGCTAGACACTAGATAAAATAATTAGAAAGATATAGAATTAGAGGCGTTGTAGACGGAAATAGCTACCTTTGTAGCCTTACCCTTTACTTCGATAGTCTGGGATCAAATATTCAGGGAGATAACTGATAACAAAAATGCGGCAAACcacatatattttgtataaaagcTTGTTGAAATTGTCAAAAGtgcattatttgtattgtttacttaCAGTGCCACAAAGTATGGCAAAACAAATCCTACTGAAATTAGATTCTTTAACGCATTTGTTCCCTTCCCtttgtgcttttattattttttaccaacacacatttacattttaattgaaatcagCCTTTTGGGTGCACTTTTTTTCCACTAAGACTTGCAATTTCCTCTTCCACGGCTAATCCATTTTCACGAAGTGTGCATTGGGACGTGTATTGTGATGCAACAGCAGGCtggaaaaaacaatataaccGATTGTCTCCGTACCACCCATCCCATGTGAACAAATTCATTCTTCAGCCCAGAATTATCACAGCTTTCCTCTGCCGTTGGCCCCTGGGCTTAAAGGCGCTGGAGCCTAAAGGCCTTGCTGCACCTGATTCCTCATTTTGCCCCAGAAGACCATAGTCCTCGCTTTGTCATTGGTAAACATGCAGAAGAGCTGGTGTGTGCTTCACATGACAAcggaagggagggagggagggagggagggagggagggagggagggaaagtggACTGTGGGTAGAAACAAAGAGGACACAAATATCAGCATATTTtacagatacagtggggcaaaaaagtatttagtcagccaccaattgtgcaagttctcccatttaaaaagatgagagatgcctgtaattttcatcataggtacacctcaactatgagagacaaaatgagaaaaaaaaatccaggaaatcacattgtctgatttttaatgaattaattggtaaattcctcggtaaaataagtatttggtcacctacaaacaagcaagatttctggctctcacagacctgtaacttcttctttaagaggctcctctgtcctccactcgttacctgtattaatggcacctttttgaactcgttatcagtataaaagacacctgtccacaacctcaaacagtcatactccaaactccactatggccaagaccaaagagctgtcaaaggagaccagagacaaaattgtagacctgcaccaggctgggaaaactgaatctgcaataggtaagcagcttggtgtgaagaaatcaactgtgggagcaattattagaaactggaagacatacaagaccactgctaatctccctcgatctggggctccacgcaagatctcaccccgtggggtcaaaatgatcacaagaacggtgagcaaaaatcccagaaccacacggggggacctagtgaatgacctgcagagagctgggaccaaagtaacagaggctaccatcagtaacacactaagccgccagggacttaaatcctgcagttccagacgtgtccccctgcttaagccagtacatgtccaggcccgtctgaagtttgctagagggcatttggatgatccagaagaggattgggagaatgtcatatggtcagatgaaaccaaaatagaactttttggtaaaaactcaactcgtcgtgtttggaggagaaagaatgcagggttgcatccaaagaacaccatacctactgtgaagcatgggggtggaaacatcatgctttggggctgtttttctgcaaagggaccaggacgactgatccgtgtaaaggaaagaatgaatggggccatgtatcgtgagattttgagtgaaaacctccttccatcagcaagggcactgaagatgaagcgtggctgggtctttcagcatgaccatgatcccaaacacaccgccagggcaacgaaggagtggattcgtaagaagcatttcaaggtcctggagtggcctagccagtctccagatctcaaccccatagaaaatctttggaaggagttgaaagtccgtgttgcccagcaacagccccaaaacatcactgctttagaggagatctgcatggaggaatgggccaaaataccagcaacagtgtgtggaaaccttgtgaagacttacagaaaacgtttgacctctgtcattgccaacaaagggtatataacaaagtattgagatgaacttttgttattgaccaaatacttattttccacaatcatttgaaaatgaattctttaaaaatcctacaatgtgatttcctggattttattttctcattctgtctctcatagttgaggtatacctatgatgaaaattacaggcctctctcatctttttaaatgggagaacttgcacaattggtggctgactaaatacttttttgccccactgtatgtgactATACACCTATGCAAAGCAAAATATGGGTTTTAACTGTACTTCCTGTTATAGGAAGTGTGCAAAGGCAAAGGGTATTGTTTATTATGTTGTAAGTCACACTATATTTAGTAGTGGAGATTAAGTACATTTGAGCAATGTTAAGtactgcttctactgtgacatgtttcaatgctctttatttgtctcaaactccctgtgctgcagcaccttttttcaccctctatgaaaagagtctgctctgattggttagccggtCAGCTCTGTTGAGATTGTTCAACCACTAagagatgtgtcagaaatgtccctccccttagcatAGTACCTATAATGTGTTgcagtgctagccaatagaagcctgagtgttacatagtgatgtcattacgTTGAGGagtaaacaaagaaatccaatagaggcgtttcaggcggaggggagtgtgtgggagcaaaactccctctggagggaactttgggattttttacagtttaaaaagaaagtctGAATGAATCAAGAAATCATGATTCAGTCATTCAGGTATAGCCATCAAGCAGCATACAGACATTGAAATAAACCCCCTCTTTACCAAGTGCAACTGTTAAGTGTTGAACACATTAATGTATAAACAATTATACTACATATGATTTTGAAATGGTGCATTCTgcatgaaaagtatttttactttgcattcctaaagtatattttgatgttaataacattttttaatgcaggaccTTCACTTTAAACACAGTATTATTCCTACTTTTATGTAAGTAAAATACCATAGTACTTTCCACCTCTGACTATATTCGACAATTTACTTCTGTTTGATTTATTGCATTCATGTGGCAAAAAGAATAACCTATCATGTAGCGGGGAGAGGTGATATTTATGACACGGCGTTACACTGAGTCATTATAAATCCATTGACCACCGTTGTGTCACACACCCCTTGTGGAATCCCAgccaatgcattttaaaaacaatttctaAATACCCACGCTCAACGGGAATATTGATGAATGGCCTGTCTCATGCTTTGAGAAGGTGACAGAAAGGAGGGGGCCaaggtggtggaggtggtggagaaggAGGGAAGTTAAgtgtggaggagcaggagggagaTCCTGATGAAATTACAGGATGGATTGATTGATCTCAGCGGATGCATGTTGCAATGGAGGGAACGCAGTTAAAACTGATGCATCCAGATTAGTGTCAGAGGAGCCGCTGAAGGACAATGAAAGCCATCATCAGGAGACGTGACCTTCTCAGCATATGAAGCCCCCAGCGTGCCAGACCGAGCTTCATGGCAGTAAACCAAGAGCTGGAGGAAATGTTGGTGCTGccaggagaaagaaaaaaggacaatatgAGGCAGGAATGAATTTGCAGATGTTTCAATTCATATTCATTAGCATGGCTTTCCATTATGGAGCGGAAATTAATGGTTAGACGACAATTGGTAACTCCGAGAGGAAGCTGGGTTGTGTGGTACAGCACAATTACGCACAAATCCAAcatgacagagacagagagcgttGAGTTTCATGTTCACATGCATTCCAGGAGGTGTTACATTTACAGTCATGTTAGATTTTTACATTTGCTGGGAAAGCTGACTTTGCAATTTCAGGCCAGAGGGTGCTGAATGTCTGAAAAGACCTAAATGATCAAGAATGAAAACGAGAAAGAATGTTCGAAACATACCACAGACTCTGGTATAAAGAGATCCTGCTTTCATATGCAGCATCTTTGGTCAACAAGGCATAATTTTGGTATTGGAAGCTTTCTGATGATATTTGTAATCAAAGCACTATTGACCATTTATGTTCGAGTAGGCAGTTGCTTTCATGATAACAATCCTTATTGAGAGCAGAAGAGGCTAATGGCCGATACTCAATCTTGCAACCCCTCGTCTATCATTTAATGATGCTATAGTTCAAGCTTCGATTTTAAATTGGCTACTTGTGAAACAATCTGGGCAAACACATTGTCAAACTCTAACTCCATTTATATGCATTTGTATAAAGTGGATATAATTTAACTGTTTGAAAAACGTTCGGCTGattctctttcccaatgtaaatCACCgggaaaaactatttttaggCCCAATAACATCAAGCATTGACAAGGAAGTTGTAGAACTTGGACGCTACATGCTTTAACAGCTGacgcacttcctgggggctagGTTGGGGTCAGGTgacttgctcaagggcacctgtTATGACAGCAGTCTACTTAAACCCTCCAGTTTAAACAATATCGT of the Eleginops maclovinus isolate JMC-PN-2008 ecotype Puerto Natales chromosome 4, JC_Emac_rtc_rv5, whole genome shotgun sequence genome contains:
- the LOC134863854 gene encoding uncharacterized protein LOC134863854 isoform X1 — protein: MPLDLDFLEFTCTQELVFLNAVSSQVTVCPAILDALTQLHSLINLEKHKRKQHIAVVQFEQGPAGRQRMTISSDYLSKLLELNLSVPCIAKLLGVSRRTVYRRMAESDLSVKALYSPMTDEELDECVREIKSRQPNSGYRMMKALLQARGLRVQYNRVRASMHRVDTISVINRMLHVGCVARRTYSVPGPQSLMHIDTNHKLIRYNIVVFGGIDGFSRKILHLGAASNNMASTTLAFFQESVDKFGVPLRVRGDQGVENVDVARFMFTVRGTGRSSFISGKSVHNQRGCGETCGQLFIASIMMSCTTLKKRASSPSAIKYTSSAATLFSSHACRMTWIYSGMVGTTIRSEQRAT
- the LOC134863854 gene encoding uncharacterized protein LOC134863854 isoform X2 yields the protein MPLDLDFLEFTCTQELVFLNAVSSQVTVCPAILDALTQLHSLINLEKHKRKQHIAVVQFEQGPAGRQRMTISSDYLSKLLELNLSVPCIAKLLGVSRRTVYRRMAESDLSVKALYSPMTDEELDECVREIKSRQPNSGYRMMKALLQARGLRVQYNRVRASMHRVDTISVINRMLHVGCVARRTYSVPGPQSLMHIDTNHKLIRYNIVVFGGIDGFSRKILHLGAASNNMASTTLAFFQESVDKFGVPLRVRGDQGVENVDVARFMFTVRGTGRSSFISGKSVHNQRMTWIYSGMVGTTIRSEQRAT